CACGCTCCTGCCGCCATTCATCATTTTCTTCGTGCTGTTTGTCGGAATCAACAGCCTCGGCGTTGTGCCTAAACCGGCCACTCAGTTCATCAACGATGTCTCCCGCTGGTGCCTGGTTACAGCCATTGGTGCACTCGGCATGAAAACGTCGCTGAAATCGCTGTTCGAGGTTGGCTGGAAGCCGGTTTCGATCATGATCGCGGAGACGGTGTTTCTCGCTGTGCTTGTGCTCGGCTCGGTGGTCTGGATGTCATAACCGTGCCCGGCGGTGTGCCAGTTACTTGGTCAAAAGGCTATGGGTCGGCAGAAAAAGAATGCATGCTTTTTGGTACGTTTTTCTTGCTTGACATATGCGTTGCGTATGGTTTTTGCTTTGACCTGAACGGGTTTATTTGTTTTACCTTGATCAATTATTTTTTTTGCCAAATTCCTATTGCGTTCACTGGGCCTTTGAATGGACAAGGCTTTCACCTGAGAGCCGCAATACACCCCGGATGCAATCATCATAGCCGGAAAATCAGTAAAAGACTTTTCGGCTTCCCCGTAGCATTGTAATCAAATGCGAGTGGGGCGCTGTTTTTTGTTACAGGAAAGACAATCTCCAAGCAATTTCAACAAGGAGTTTTTTATGAGCGGAATCGCAAGTGATCTGGAGCTGAACTGTGAAGGCCTGAACTGTCCTTTGCCGATCCTCAAGACCAAAAAAGCCATCGACAACTTGCAGAGCGGCCAGGTGCTCAAAATGATCGCCACCGATCCCGGTTCGGTCAACGACATGGCGTCATGGGCGAAGCGTACCGGCAACGATCTGATCGAGCACACCGAAGACGGTGGCAAGCATATTTTTTATATCAAGAAAAAATAATGCGGCGCGGCGCTCTCTTTTTTGCCTCAGGTCGTGGAGAGCGCCGTTTCTGAACATCTTGGGTCTGACCGGGGGTTTTTTGTATCGC
The nucleotide sequence above comes from Chlorobaculum tepidum TLS. Encoded proteins:
- a CDS encoding sulfurtransferase TusA family protein, whose translation is MSGIASDLELNCEGLNCPLPILKTKKAIDNLQSGQVLKMIATDPGSVNDMASWAKRTGNDLIEHTEDGGKHIFYIKKK